A single region of the Solwaraspora sp. WMMD406 genome encodes:
- the aceA gene encoding isocitrate lyase → MRNAVDQLRHEWDTDPRWHGVRRTYRPDDVVRLRGAIQEEHTLARHGARRLWQLLRGEDYVHALGALTGNQAVQMVRAGLKAIYLSGWQVAADANLAGHTYPDQSLYPANSVPAVVRRINNALLRAAQISTAESGPAGADGTGGGPGGADGTGGGPAGGDSPASDWLAPIVADAEAGFGGVLNAYELMTAMIAAGAAGVHWEDQLAAEKKCGHLGGKVLIPTGAHIRTLEAARLAADVAGVPSVIIARTDAQAATLLTTDVDERDRPFVTGERTAEGFYRVRNGIEPCVARGLAYAPHADLLWMETSTPDLEVARRFAEAIKNEYPDQLLAYNCSPSFNWRKHLDEATIGKFQRELGHMGYKFQFITLAGFHALNYSMFDLARGYASDGMSAYVSLQEREFAAEPAGYTAVKHQREVGTGYFDLISTVLNPAGETTALRGSTEQEQF, encoded by the coding sequence ATGCGGAACGCTGTCGATCAGTTGCGGCACGAATGGGACACCGACCCCCGCTGGCACGGCGTGCGGCGCACCTACCGTCCCGACGACGTGGTGCGGCTGCGCGGTGCCATCCAGGAGGAACACACGCTGGCCCGGCACGGCGCCAGACGGCTGTGGCAGCTGCTGCGCGGCGAGGACTACGTCCACGCGCTCGGCGCGCTCACCGGCAACCAGGCGGTGCAGATGGTCCGGGCCGGGCTGAAGGCGATCTACCTGTCCGGCTGGCAGGTGGCGGCCGACGCCAACCTCGCCGGGCACACCTACCCCGACCAGAGCCTCTACCCGGCGAACTCGGTGCCGGCCGTGGTCCGCCGGATCAACAACGCGCTGCTGCGGGCCGCCCAGATCAGCACCGCCGAGAGCGGCCCGGCCGGCGCGGACGGCACCGGCGGCGGCCCGGGCGGCGCGGACGGCACCGGCGGCGGCCCGGCCGGCGGCGACAGCCCGGCCAGCGACTGGCTGGCCCCGATCGTGGCCGACGCCGAGGCCGGCTTCGGCGGCGTGCTCAACGCGTACGAGCTGATGACCGCGATGATCGCCGCCGGTGCGGCCGGGGTGCACTGGGAGGACCAGCTGGCCGCCGAGAAGAAGTGCGGCCACCTCGGCGGCAAGGTGTTGATCCCGACCGGCGCGCACATCCGCACCCTCGAAGCCGCCCGGCTGGCCGCCGACGTGGCCGGCGTGCCGAGCGTGATCATCGCCCGCACCGACGCGCAGGCCGCCACCCTGCTCACCACCGACGTCGACGAACGGGACCGGCCGTTCGTCACCGGCGAGCGCACCGCCGAGGGCTTCTACCGGGTGCGCAACGGCATCGAACCGTGCGTCGCCCGAGGGCTGGCCTACGCACCCCACGCCGACCTGCTGTGGATGGAGACCAGCACCCCGGACCTGGAGGTCGCTCGCCGATTCGCCGAGGCGATCAAGAACGAGTACCCGGACCAGCTGCTGGCATACAACTGCTCGCCGTCGTTCAACTGGCGCAAGCACCTCGACGAGGCGACCATCGGCAAGTTCCAGCGGGAGCTGGGCCACATGGGGTACAAGTTCCAGTTCATCACCCTGGCCGGGTTCCACGCGCTCAACTACTCGATGTTCGACCTGGCGCGCGGCTACGCCAGCGACGGGATGAGCGCGTACGTGTCGCTGCAGGAGCGCGAGTTCGCCGCCGAGCCGGCCGGCTACACCGCCGTCAAGCACCAACGGGAGGTCGGCACCGGCTACTTCGACCTGATCAGCACGGTGCTGAACCCGGCCGGCGAGACCACCGCGCTGCGCGGTTCGACCGAACAGGAGCAGTTCTGA
- the aceB gene encoding malate synthase A yields MRYEILGPMADRFDEVLTPAALEFLVALDGEFAARRVALLDTRRARRSRYAAGQLPDFLPETTHIRADESWRVAPPAPGLVDRRVEITGPTDRKMTVNALNSGAKVWLADFEDATSPTWHNVVAGQLNLMDALDRRIDFTDERGKRYALGEQLATIVVRPRGWHLVEKGIAVDGRPISASLVDFGLYFFHCARRQLDAGAGPYFYLPKLESHREARLWNDVFVFAQPYLGLPRGTIRATTLIETITAAFEMEEILYELREHSAGLNAGRWDYIFSVIKNFGQWPDFVLPDRAEVTMTVPFMRAYTELLVRTCHRRGAHAIGGMAAVIPSRDPQVNEAALGKVRADKQREAGDGFDGSWVAHPGLVPTCREVFDAVLGDRPHQIDRRRDEVAVTATDLLAVDKTPGQVTAAGVRANVAVTLRYVDAWLGGTGAVALWNLMEDAATAEIARCQVWQWCQHGTPLADGGCVTADLVRSMLTEELADLVVGRDGPDRARAEAAARVVEQTALGEDLPAFFTTEAYARHLSAAGAATRR; encoded by the coding sequence ATGAGGTACGAGATCCTGGGACCGATGGCGGACCGCTTCGACGAGGTGCTCACCCCGGCCGCGCTGGAGTTCCTGGTGGCCCTCGACGGCGAGTTCGCCGCCCGGCGGGTGGCGCTGCTGGACACCCGCCGCGCCCGGCGGTCCCGCTACGCCGCCGGTCAGCTGCCCGACTTCCTGCCGGAGACCACGCACATCCGCGCCGACGAGTCCTGGCGGGTGGCCCCGCCCGCGCCGGGCCTGGTCGACCGTCGGGTCGAGATCACCGGGCCGACCGACCGGAAGATGACCGTGAACGCGCTGAACTCGGGCGCGAAGGTGTGGCTGGCCGATTTCGAGGACGCCACCAGCCCGACCTGGCACAACGTCGTCGCAGGGCAGCTCAACCTGATGGACGCGCTGGACCGACGGATCGACTTCACCGACGAGCGCGGCAAGCGGTACGCCCTAGGCGAGCAGCTGGCCACGATCGTGGTCCGCCCGCGCGGCTGGCACCTGGTGGAGAAGGGCATCGCGGTCGACGGCCGGCCGATCTCGGCCAGCCTGGTCGACTTCGGGCTGTACTTCTTCCACTGTGCCCGCCGGCAGCTCGACGCCGGTGCCGGCCCGTACTTCTACCTGCCGAAGCTGGAGAGCCACCGCGAGGCGCGGCTGTGGAACGACGTGTTCGTCTTCGCCCAGCCTTACCTCGGCCTGCCACGGGGCACGATCCGGGCGACGACGTTGATCGAGACGATCACCGCCGCGTTCGAGATGGAGGAGATCCTCTACGAGCTGCGGGAGCATTCGGCCGGGTTGAACGCCGGCCGGTGGGACTACATCTTCAGCGTGATCAAGAACTTCGGGCAGTGGCCGGACTTCGTGCTGCCCGACCGCGCCGAGGTCACCATGACCGTGCCGTTCATGCGGGCGTACACCGAACTGCTGGTGCGGACCTGTCATCGACGCGGCGCGCATGCCATCGGCGGGATGGCCGCCGTCATCCCCAGCCGGGATCCGCAGGTCAACGAGGCCGCGTTGGGCAAGGTGCGGGCGGACAAGCAGCGGGAGGCCGGCGACGGCTTCGACGGCTCCTGGGTGGCCCACCCGGGTCTGGTGCCGACCTGCCGGGAGGTCTTCGACGCGGTGCTCGGCGACCGGCCGCACCAGATCGACCGGCGGCGCGACGAGGTGGCGGTGACCGCGACCGATCTGCTCGCCGTGGACAAGACCCCGGGTCAGGTGACGGCGGCCGGGGTCCGCGCCAACGTCGCGGTGACGCTGCGGTACGTCGACGCCTGGCTGGGCGGCACCGGCGCGGTGGCGCTGTGGAATTTGATGGAGGACGCGGCGACCGCCGAGATCGCCCGCTGCCAGGTGTGGCAGTGGTGCCAGCACGGCACCCCGCTGGCCGACGGCGGCTGTGTCACCGCCGACCTGGTCCGGTCGATGCTCACCGAGGAGCTGGCCGATCTGGTCGTCGGGCGCGACGGCCCGGACCGCGCCCGCGCCGAGGCGGCGGCGCGCGTCGTCGAGCAGACGGCGCTCGGCGAGGACCTGCCGGCGTTCTTCACCACCGAGGCGTACGCCCGGCACCTGTCCGCCGCCGGGGCGGCGACCCGGCGCTGA
- a CDS encoding type 1 glutamine amidotransferase domain-containing protein, translating into MTTTLHGKRVAFLATDGVEEVEYTEPRQAIEAAGATVELVSIKPGEIQAFNHLDKSKTYAVDVTADKADPDSYDALVLPGGVANPDFLRADQDAVDFVRSFFTAGKPVGAICHGPWTMVDADVVRGRTLTSWPSLRTDLTNAGATWIDAECHVDNGLVTSRKPDDLPAFCAKLVEEIAEGKH; encoded by the coding sequence ATGACGACGACACTGCACGGCAAGCGGGTCGCGTTCCTGGCCACCGACGGCGTGGAGGAGGTCGAGTACACCGAGCCGCGCCAAGCGATCGAGGCCGCGGGCGCCACCGTCGAGCTGGTGTCGATCAAGCCGGGAGAGATCCAGGCCTTCAACCACCTGGACAAGTCCAAGACGTACGCCGTCGACGTGACCGCCGACAAGGCGGACCCGGACTCCTACGACGCGTTGGTACTGCCCGGCGGCGTGGCCAACCCGGATTTCCTGCGCGCCGACCAGGACGCGGTCGACTTCGTCCGGTCGTTCTTCACCGCCGGCAAGCCGGTCGGCGCGATCTGCCACGGGCCGTGGACCATGGTCGACGCCGACGTGGTGCGGGGGCGCACGCTCACCTCCTGGCCGAGCCTGCGCACCGACCTGACCAACGCCGGGGCCACCTGGATCGACGCCGAGTGCCATGTCGACAACGGCCTGGTCACCAGCCGTAAGCCGGACGACCTGCCGGCGTTCTGCGCCAAACTCGTCGAGGAAATCGCCGAAGGCAAGCACTGA
- a CDS encoding alpha/beta hydrolase — translation MTFTIPGFGYQRVAVARDVTLHVAVGGTGRPIVLLHGFPQTHAMWRHVAADLAADHTVIVPDLRGYGASDKPEAVDRDTYSKRTMAADIVALADALGHERFAVAGHDRGALVAIRAGLDHPTRISHLASLDVLPTLDMWDVLHGSTAAVAFHLYLMAQPPGLPEQMISASADAFFGYFLDLWIRDPQAIPARLRAEYLRASREAVASIVADYRASSGIDIEHDRADRAAGNRLAMPVTVVQQDWGAALGFDAAALWRTWADDLDHRATTAGHFMAEEAPEEIIKVLRSLLAR, via the coding sequence ATGACATTTACCATCCCGGGCTTCGGCTACCAGCGGGTCGCGGTCGCCCGCGACGTGACACTGCACGTGGCGGTCGGCGGTACGGGCCGCCCGATCGTCCTGCTGCACGGCTTTCCGCAGACCCACGCCATGTGGCGCCATGTCGCCGCCGACCTGGCCGCCGACCACACCGTGATCGTGCCTGACCTGCGCGGCTATGGTGCCAGCGACAAACCCGAGGCGGTCGACCGGGACACGTACTCGAAGCGGACCATGGCCGCCGACATCGTCGCGCTCGCCGACGCGCTCGGCCACGAGCGCTTCGCCGTGGCCGGACACGACCGTGGTGCCCTGGTCGCCATCCGCGCCGGCCTGGACCACCCGACCCGGATCAGCCATCTCGCCTCGCTCGACGTGCTGCCGACCCTGGACATGTGGGACGTCCTGCACGGCTCCACCGCCGCCGTCGCGTTCCACCTGTACCTGATGGCGCAGCCGCCCGGCCTGCCCGAACAGATGATCAGCGCCAGCGCGGACGCCTTCTTCGGCTATTTCCTCGACCTGTGGATCCGCGACCCGCAGGCCATTCCCGCGCGGCTGCGGGCCGAGTACCTGCGCGCCTCGCGCGAGGCGGTCGCCTCGATCGTCGCCGACTACCGGGCCTCGTCCGGCATCGACATCGAACACGACCGGGCCGACCGGGCGGCCGGCAACCGGCTCGCCATGCCGGTCACCGTCGTGCAACAGGACTGGGGAGCCGCCCTCGGGTTCGACGCCGCCGCGTTGTGGCGTACCTGGGCCGACGACCTGGACCACCGCGCCACCACGGCCGGCCACTTCATGGCCGAGGAAGCGCCTGAGGAGATCATCAAGGTGCTGCGGTCCCTGCTCGCCCGCTAG